From a region of the Cololabis saira isolate AMF1-May2022 chromosome 8, fColSai1.1, whole genome shotgun sequence genome:
- the LOC133448258 gene encoding charged multivesicular body protein 4b-like: MSLFGKLFGSGGKGGKAPTPQEAIQKLRETEEMLAKKQDFLEKKIDQELLTAKKNGTKNKRAALQALKRKKRYEKQLAQIDGTLSTIEFQREALENANTNTEVLKNMGFAAKAMKAAHENMDIDKVDDLMADITEQQEVAQEICDVISKPIGFGEEFDEDELMTELEELEQEELDRNLLEIEGTEDVTLPSVPSTSLPSRPAAKKEEEEDDMADLEAWAAN; encoded by the exons ATGTCGTTGTTCGGTAAACTGTTCGGGAGCGGCGGTAAAGGAGGAAAGGCGCCGACTCCCCAGGAGGCGATCCAGAAACTCCGGGAGACGGAGGAGATGCTGGCCAAAAAACAGGACTTCCTGGAGAAGAAGATCGACCAGGAGCTGCTGACGGCCAAGAAGAACGGCACGAAGAACAAACGAG CGGCGCTACAGGCCCTGAAGAGAAAAAAGCGCTACGAGAAGCAGCTGGCTCAGATTGACGGCACGTTGTCTACCATCGAGTTCCAGAGGGAGGCTTTGGAGAACgccaacacaaacacagaagtGCTCAAGAACATGGGCTTTGCTGCCAAGGCTATGAAGGCTGCACACGAAAACAT GGATATCGATAAAGTAGATGACCTGATGGCCGACATCACGGAACAACAGGAAGTGGCTCAAGAAATCTGCGACGTCATCTCCAAACCGATCGGCTTCGGCGAAGAGTTTGACGAG GATGAGCTGATGAcggagctggaggagctggagcaggAAGAGCTGGACAGAAATCTCTTGGAAATCGAAGGAACAGAAGATGTTACTCTCCCCAGCGTGCCATCGACGTCGcttccatccagaccag ccgccaagaaggaggaagaggaagacgaCATGGCGGACCTGGAGGCCTGGGCGGCAAACTGA